One window from the genome of Pseudanabaenaceae cyanobacterium SKYG29 encodes:
- the aguB gene encoding N-carbamoylputrescine amidase, which produces MVTIGVIQCALGGNRQENVAKITHYIEVGAKQGAQVILPPELFAGCYFCREEKASYFDWAEPLENNSTISHFQKLAQALNVALPISFFEKAGECYYNSLAMINSQGEVMGIYRKSHIPDGPGYEEKFYFRPGNTGFKVWHLDWGTIGVGICWDQWFPECARAMVLMGAEILLYPTAIGSEPQEPELDTRQPWQRAMIGHAVSNVVPVAAANRIGNEGGQIFYGCSFIANQRGDKVAEFGDTETGVLTASFDLALIRRQRAAFGFFRDRRPDLYHLLVKE; this is translated from the coding sequence ATGGTCACGATTGGGGTTATTCAGTGTGCTTTGGGAGGCAATCGGCAGGAGAATGTTGCCAAAATTACTCACTACATTGAGGTAGGTGCTAAACAGGGGGCACAGGTGATTTTACCCCCCGAGTTATTTGCTGGTTGTTATTTTTGTCGCGAAGAAAAGGCCAGCTATTTTGATTGGGCAGAACCCTTGGAAAATAACTCGACGATCAGCCATTTTCAAAAACTAGCGCAGGCACTAAATGTTGCTCTCCCAATTTCTTTCTTTGAAAAAGCGGGGGAATGCTATTACAACAGTCTGGCAATGATCAATTCCCAAGGGGAAGTGATGGGCATTTATCGCAAAAGTCACATTCCGGACGGACCGGGCTACGAAGAAAAATTCTATTTCCGTCCCGGCAACACGGGGTTCAAGGTATGGCATTTGGACTGGGGCACGATCGGGGTAGGCATTTGTTGGGATCAATGGTTTCCTGAATGTGCGCGGGCAATGGTGCTAATGGGAGCAGAGATTTTACTGTATCCCACAGCGATCGGGAGTGAACCCCAAGAGCCCGAATTAGATACTAGGCAACCTTGGCAAAGGGCAATGATTGGTCATGCTGTCAGTAATGTTGTGCCGGTGGCAGCCGCCAATCGGATCGGCAACGAAGGGGGGCAGATTTTCTATGGCTGTTCCTTTATTGCCAATCAGCGGGGGGACAAAGTAGCCGAATTTGGCGACACAGAGACGGGGGTATTGACTGCTAGTTTCGATCTAGCTCTGATCAGGCGGCAGCGGGCAGCCTTTGGTTTCTTTCGCGATCGTCGCCCCGATTTATATCACCTTTTGGTCAAGGAATAG
- a CDS encoding NAD(+) kinase: protein MPKVGIVFNDGKPIAHQTAAKMAEWLKERGWEAVITTGRGGLLGYSPPGQANFIPVEALVPPEFKEGLDFVVSLGGDGTVLATFRQVAPLGLPVLTINTGHMGFLTETYLAHWEDALDRMLKGNYVVEQRSMIRVRAFDGKELFWEALALNEMVLHREPLTSMCHFEIAIGNHAPVDVAADGIIISTPTGSTAYALSAGGTVIEPGIPVFQLVPICPHSMASRALVFANTEKVVVTSANQQRLVMVVDGNAGCYIYPEYKLVLERSIYPARFARLRSGEFFNVLREKLGWGLPHASKPTSVELP from the coding sequence GTGCCAAAGGTCGGCATAGTTTTTAATGACGGCAAGCCCATTGCCCATCAAACAGCAGCTAAAATGGCGGAGTGGCTGAAGGAGCGGGGTTGGGAAGCGGTAATTACTACAGGACGGGGAGGACTACTGGGTTACTCGCCGCCGGGACAGGCGAATTTTATTCCTGTGGAAGCCCTGGTACCACCAGAATTTAAGGAAGGGTTGGATTTTGTGGTCTCTTTGGGGGGAGATGGCACCGTTTTAGCTACTTTTAGGCAAGTGGCACCCCTGGGCTTACCTGTCCTCACTATCAATACGGGGCACATGGGTTTTTTGACGGAAACTTACCTTGCCCACTGGGAGGATGCCCTCGATCGCATGCTCAAGGGTAATTACGTGGTAGAACAACGATCGATGATTCGGGTACGTGCCTTTGATGGTAAGGAGCTGTTTTGGGAGGCTCTTGCCCTCAATGAGATGGTCTTGCACCGCGAACCCCTGACCAGTATGTGCCACTTTGAAATTGCCATTGGGAACCATGCTCCTGTGGATGTCGCTGCCGATGGGATTATTATTTCCACACCCACGGGGTCAACTGCCTATGCCCTCTCCGCTGGCGGTACGGTGATTGAACCGGGGATTCCCGTGTTTCAGTTGGTACCTATCTGTCCCCATTCCATGGCTTCCCGTGCCCTGGTCTTTGCTAATACGGAAAAAGTAGTGGTGACTTCCGCTAATCAACAACGCCTGGTCATGGTCGTAGATGGCAACGCTGGTTGTTACATCTATCCTGAATACAAGTTGGTGCTGGAACGATCGATATATCCCGCCCGCTTTGCCCGGTTACGATCGGGGGAATTTTTTAATGTCCTGCGGGAAAAACTAGGCTGGGGGCTGCCCCACGCTTCTAAACCTACCTCCGTCGAATTACCCTAA
- a CDS encoding DUF565 domain-containing protein, with amino-acid sequence MQGTRLNDLLAVGAEIIGGELQRQWYIHCLRLIALLGGFFSASVIITWAGQRAVWDIIASLFLLAFVELISWLTYKQTWLQGKASLNLYKIGLLFGLAVEAFKLSS; translated from the coding sequence ATGCAGGGGACAAGATTAAACGATTTATTAGCAGTAGGAGCAGAAATAATTGGCGGAGAATTACAGCGGCAGTGGTATATCCATTGCCTGCGATTAATTGCGCTTTTGGGGGGATTTTTCAGTGCCTCTGTGATTATTACTTGGGCGGGGCAACGGGCAGTTTGGGATATAATTGCCAGTCTGTTCTTGTTAGCGTTTGTGGAACTTATTAGTTGGCTTACCTACAAACAAACCTGGCTCCAGGGTAAGGCTAGCTTAAACTTATACAAAATTGGACTATTATTTGGTCTGGCGGTTGAAGCCTTTAAGCTATCTTCTTGA
- a CDS encoding peptidase domain-containing ABC transporter: MTQTITLEEVASFLQQVTPLDRLSDKGWEKLLTKIQVMHYRMGHTIFIQDTMPTQVAVIYRGQVRLLGYAEGKQVPISLTMLKPGSIIGWISLVRGVACETVIASEETLTISLAAPDFHDLLKQETAVRDYFYQTPHLSEVFNLVGKSHLNTAEGATADLRTLALSYLPQVKVMHLPKGVTPTQRLESGYEWLISSGDVADPVEGEKPIGTSLNLSRENIRIASETGARLLGIPLQQRETNGTAPSLNGSQAVALTVQEAPAEIPLPEEVIPRKSLRQYPYFSGRGPVDGLMMCLKMLATHLGGKFKQDVIERIVVSQYQAAGSLSLQFAGFLLDLVGLTGQLVQIPVASLNRLKAPALIQWQDSFAVIYRITSTEVVFASPESGGVTIKKIRNLVENLPDPLLILLVKPGTREHQEKFSLWAFWPYVKQHSGIFVEVFVASFFILAFSLAQPLIVQVIIDKVLGQDAIDTLYTLGFLMLGMAVFESVLTALRTYIFVDTTNRIDLAMGSQIIDHLLRLPLSYFDQRRVGELSTRINELENIRSFTTGTALTAVLDAFFSLAYIAIMFLYSWKLTFVALSTVPFFILLAYVASPIIRKQLRVRAERYADTQSYLVEAVSGIQTVKAQNIELKTRWQWQEKYARYVNAGFRTVLTSSWASSISSFLNNFSSLAVLWVGAFEVLNSNGKFTLGQLIAFRIISGYVTQPLLRLAQLWQNFQEVGMSIERLADIVDAKEEVDELDRDNIPMPEIKGEIKFEEVCFRFGAQGPMQLANINLHIPAGSFVGIVGQSGSGKSTLTKLIPRLYPPLSGRILIDGYDISKVELYSLRRQIGMVLQDTLLFNGTVMENIALTNPEATSDQIIEAAKIAAAHEFIMTLPNGYNTIVGERGAGLSGGQRQRIAIARTILQKPRLLILDEATSALDYDSERQVCNNLAEACAGRTVLFITHRLNTIKNADIILMMDQGAIVEMGTHRELMQMRGRYYCLYMQQESQT; this comes from the coding sequence ATGACCCAAACGATCACCCTGGAGGAAGTTGCCTCCTTTCTGCAACAGGTCACTCCCCTAGACCGCCTATCTGATAAAGGTTGGGAGAAGCTGCTCACCAAAATTCAAGTCATGCACTACCGCATGGGGCATACCATCTTCATCCAGGACACTATGCCCACACAAGTCGCTGTTATCTATCGGGGGCAGGTGCGATTGTTGGGTTACGCCGAGGGGAAACAAGTCCCTATCAGTTTAACAATGCTAAAACCAGGGTCAATTATTGGCTGGATCAGTTTGGTACGGGGTGTCGCCTGTGAAACTGTGATTGCCTCGGAGGAAACATTGACAATTTCTCTAGCGGCGCCAGACTTTCACGACCTCCTTAAACAGGAAACTGCTGTACGGGACTATTTTTACCAAACTCCCCACCTCAGCGAGGTGTTTAACTTGGTGGGGAAATCTCACCTCAATACTGCCGAAGGAGCAACGGCTGACCTGCGTACCCTTGCCCTCTCCTACTTGCCCCAGGTAAAAGTAATGCACCTGCCCAAAGGAGTCACCCCTACCCAGCGCCTAGAGTCAGGTTATGAGTGGCTAATTAGCAGCGGTGATGTGGCTGATCCTGTAGAAGGGGAAAAACCGATCGGTACCAGCCTCAACCTCAGCAGGGAAAATATCCGCATTGCCTCAGAGACCGGCGCTAGGTTGTTGGGCATCCCTCTACAACAAAGGGAGACGAATGGTACCGCGCCCAGCCTCAATGGTAGCCAAGCAGTAGCTCTGACCGTCCAGGAAGCCCCCGCCGAAATTCCCCTGCCGGAAGAAGTAATTCCTAGAAAGTCTTTGCGGCAATATCCCTACTTCAGTGGCAGAGGACCGGTGGACGGGTTGATGATGTGTTTGAAGATGCTGGCGACTCACTTGGGGGGCAAATTCAAGCAGGATGTGATCGAAAGAATAGTGGTCAGTCAGTATCAAGCAGCGGGCAGTTTATCTCTCCAATTTGCTGGTTTTCTATTGGATTTAGTGGGTTTAACGGGACAACTGGTACAAATTCCCGTGGCATCTTTGAATCGCTTAAAAGCTCCTGCACTCATTCAATGGCAGGATAGTTTTGCTGTTATCTATCGCATCACCTCCACAGAAGTAGTATTTGCTAGCCCGGAATCGGGGGGGGTGACCATCAAGAAAATCAGAAATTTGGTAGAGAATCTACCTGACCCCCTCCTAATCCTGCTAGTCAAACCAGGTACACGGGAGCACCAAGAAAAGTTCAGCCTGTGGGCGTTCTGGCCCTATGTCAAACAACATTCAGGTATTTTTGTTGAGGTCTTTGTTGCTTCTTTCTTCATCTTAGCTTTTAGTTTGGCACAGCCCCTCATTGTGCAAGTTATTATCGACAAAGTGTTGGGGCAAGATGCCATTGATACCCTCTACACCCTGGGCTTTCTGATGCTGGGAATGGCAGTGTTTGAATCTGTCTTAACAGCTCTGCGTACCTATATCTTTGTTGACACTACTAATCGTATTGACTTGGCAATGGGGTCACAAATTATTGACCATCTGTTGCGTTTACCTCTGTCTTACTTCGACCAGCGGCGGGTAGGGGAATTGTCCACGCGCATTAATGAGCTAGAAAATATCCGATCGTTTACTACAGGTACGGCTTTAACAGCGGTTTTGGATGCTTTCTTCTCCCTGGCTTACATTGCCATCATGTTCCTCTACAGCTGGAAATTAACTTTTGTTGCCCTTTCCACCGTGCCCTTCTTCATCCTACTAGCCTATGTGGCATCCCCCATTATTAGAAAGCAACTGCGGGTACGAGCAGAGCGCTACGCTGATACGCAGTCCTACCTGGTGGAAGCAGTCTCTGGTATTCAGACTGTCAAGGCACAAAATATAGAGCTCAAGACTAGATGGCAGTGGCAGGAAAAGTATGCCCGCTATGTCAATGCTGGTTTCCGTACAGTGCTGACTTCTAGTTGGGCTAGTTCAATCAGCAGTTTTCTCAACAACTTTTCTAGCCTAGCAGTTTTGTGGGTGGGAGCTTTTGAAGTCCTCAATAGTAATGGCAAGTTCACCCTTGGTCAATTAATTGCTTTCCGCATCATCTCTGGCTATGTGACTCAGCCTCTTCTCCGTTTGGCTCAACTATGGCAAAACTTCCAGGAAGTGGGTATGTCCATCGAACGCCTGGCTGATATTGTCGATGCCAAGGAAGAAGTGGATGAACTCGATCGGGACAATATTCCCATGCCCGAAATCAAGGGAGAGATCAAATTTGAGGAAGTGTGTTTCCGTTTTGGTGCCCAGGGTCCCATGCAACTGGCGAATATCAACTTGCATATTCCCGCGGGTTCCTTTGTGGGCATTGTGGGGCAGAGCGGTTCCGGTAAAAGTACGTTGACCAAGTTGATTCCCCGCTTATATCCCCCGCTCTCCGGGCGAATTCTCATCGACGGCTACGACATTTCTAAAGTGGAGTTGTATTCCCTAAGGCGGCAGATTGGTATGGTGTTGCAGGATACGCTGCTGTTCAACGGGACGGTTATGGAAAATATCGCTCTCACCAACCCAGAGGCGACCTCTGACCAGATTATCGAAGCTGCCAAAATTGCTGCTGCCCACGAATTCATTATGACCTTGCCCAATGGCTACAACACGATCGTAGGGGAACGGGGAGCAGGTTTATCGGGGGGACAGCGCCAGCGCATCGCCATTGCCCGTACCATTTTGCAGAAACCCCGCTTGCTGATTTTAGACGAAGCCACTAGTGCTTTAGACTATGACTCGGAGCGGCAGGTATGTAATAATTTAGCGGAAGCATGCGCCGGCAGGACAGTGCTGTTTATCACCCACCGCTTGAACACGATTAAAAATGCTGACATAATTCTGATGATGGACCAAGGCGCGATCGTGGAGATGGGGACACACAGAGAGCTGATGCAGATGCGCGGTCGCTACTATTGCCTGTATATGCAACAGGAATCCCAAACCTAA
- a CDS encoding pyridoxal-dependent decarboxylase, with protein sequence MKDQFLLPDHSNRDALRQIGYAFVDLIIDRVLAQQGGDFVAKTADFLLNVPELGNSLAEILSVLQKDILPRTINLHHQGYMGHMDSVPLAITIWADALISAINNNMLSKELSPIFTELEGKLLNWFGQQFGLPAACFGTLTAGGSLANITALFLARNHHDRSICQRGNQKPLYAFVSEAAHTSFDKAMNVLGLGKNHLIKIPTNYRGEILVDCLESEIEKVVGEGGIPFVIIAVAGTTVTGAIDSIHDLADIAKKYNCWFHVDCAYGGAVIFSQTWRHLLRGTDRADSITFNPQKWLGIARTCAMLLVRNRETLETAFAQDLPYMNDHDLNFGNLTLQGTRRTDILKLWLALQTMGRKGWESYIDRSFVLRQEFCQIIDRSPRVRLALEPTLNIVCFDSTDPQTTNRELQQELQQKQQYWFSLPQWQGKELLKAVLLHPYPNLTDIL encoded by the coding sequence ATGAAGGATCAATTTCTGTTACCTGACCATAGTAATCGGGATGCTCTCCGCCAGATAGGGTATGCATTTGTCGATCTGATTATCGATCGGGTATTAGCCCAGCAGGGGGGAGATTTCGTTGCTAAAACAGCAGATTTTCTGCTTAATGTACCCGAATTAGGCAACAGCTTGGCAGAGATACTGTCAGTCCTACAAAAAGATATTCTCCCTAGAACAATTAACTTACATCATCAGGGTTATATGGGGCATATGGATAGTGTTCCTCTAGCAATTACAATTTGGGCGGATGCTCTTATCTCTGCTATCAATAACAATATGCTCAGTAAGGAGCTTTCCCCTATTTTTACAGAACTAGAAGGAAAATTACTAAACTGGTTTGGGCAGCAATTTGGACTGCCTGCTGCTTGTTTCGGTACCCTGACAGCGGGGGGTAGTTTAGCCAATATTACCGCTTTATTTTTGGCAAGAAATCATCACGATCGTTCCATCTGCCAACGGGGTAATCAAAAACCTCTCTATGCTTTTGTCTCGGAGGCTGCCCATACTTCCTTTGATAAGGCAATGAATGTACTGGGTTTGGGTAAGAACCACCTGATCAAAATTCCCACAAATTACCGCGGTGAAATATTAGTTGACTGCCTAGAAAGTGAGATAGAAAAAGTAGTGGGAGAGGGCGGTATTCCCTTTGTAATTATTGCCGTGGCGGGGACGACCGTGACAGGAGCGATTGATTCCATTCACGATTTAGCCGACATAGCTAAGAAGTATAACTGCTGGTTCCATGTTGATTGTGCCTATGGCGGGGCTGTGATTTTCTCCCAGACATGGCGGCATCTATTGCGGGGTACCGATCGGGCGGATTCCATTACTTTTAACCCCCAGAAATGGTTAGGCATTGCCCGCACCTGTGCTATGTTACTAGTCCGCAATAGGGAAACTTTAGAGACAGCCTTTGCCCAAGATTTACCCTACATGAACGACCACGACCTGAATTTTGGCAATCTTACCCTCCAGGGAACCAGAAGGACTGATATTTTGAAACTATGGTTAGCCCTACAAACAATGGGACGCAAAGGGTGGGAAAGCTATATCGATCGTTCCTTTGTCCTCAGGCAAGAATTCTGTCAGATCATCGATCGATCGCCCCGTGTCCGTCTAGCCCTAGAGCCAACTCTAAACATCGTCTGCTTTGACTCAACCGACCCCCAAACTACTAATAGAGAATTACAGCAAGAGCTACAACAGAAACAGCAGTATTGGTTTTCTTTGCCCCAGTGGCAGGGGAAGGAGTTGTTAAAAGCAGTTTTGCTCCATCCCTACCCCAACCTAACGGACATTCTCTAG
- a CDS encoding agmatine deiminase family protein, with protein sequence MQNWRLPAEWEEHRCCWLAFPSDRSLWGDYLEPAQQEFLALAQAIGASERLEILVNNETDKQRIITALVNCNLRCHAIPYGDIWLRDTAPFFLVDEMGSQQAACFAWNGWGNKYLLEHDDRVAAQIVQALGIESVTYDWVLEGGAIEVDGTGLCLTTRQCLLNSNRNPTMDQIAIETALKSALGLTKILWLDRGLLNDHTDGHIDTIVRFFAPGKVLCMEAQRCDDPNTEVLTEIRETLYQWQDQGVLKEVVCLPSPGLVVDDQGAIMPASYLNFYISNTTVIVPTYDAPWDEAAVEVIAKCFPSRKTIGLSAKAILTGGGAFHCITKQQ encoded by the coding sequence ATGCAAAATTGGCGGTTGCCTGCTGAGTGGGAGGAACATCGTTGCTGTTGGTTGGCTTTCCCCAGCGATCGATCGTTATGGGGCGATTACCTAGAACCAGCCCAGCAGGAATTTTTGGCACTAGCGCAGGCGATCGGGGCAAGTGAGAGGCTAGAGATTTTGGTCAACAACGAGACAGATAAACAGCGGATAATTACTGCCTTAGTCAACTGTAACCTGCGCTGTCATGCTATTCCCTATGGTGACATTTGGTTGCGGGATACTGCTCCCTTTTTCCTAGTAGATGAAATGGGTTCACAGCAGGCAGCTTGTTTTGCTTGGAATGGCTGGGGTAATAAATATTTGCTAGAACATGACGATCGGGTAGCAGCCCAAATAGTGCAAGCTCTGGGCATAGAATCGGTCACCTATGACTGGGTGCTAGAGGGGGGAGCAATTGAAGTAGATGGCACAGGTCTATGTTTAACAACAAGGCAGTGTCTGTTAAATTCCAATCGTAATCCCACGATGGATCAAATAGCAATAGAAACTGCTCTTAAATCGGCTTTGGGATTGACAAAAATTCTCTGGCTCGATCGGGGTTTATTGAATGACCACACTGATGGGCACATTGATACAATTGTTCGGTTTTTTGCCCCTGGGAAAGTGTTGTGCATGGAAGCACAGAGATGTGATGACCCCAATACCGAAGTGCTGACAGAAATTAGGGAGACTTTGTACCAATGGCAAGACCAAGGGGTATTGAAAGAAGTAGTTTGTCTGCCTTCCCCTGGCTTAGTGGTAGATGATCAAGGAGCAATTATGCCCGCTAGTTATCTCAACTTTTATATCAGTAACACTACTGTGATTGTGCCCACCTATGATGCCCCTTGGGATGAGGCTGCCGTAGAAGTGATTGCTAAATGTTTCCCTAGTAGAAAAACGATCGGGCTAAGTGCTAAAGCAATTTTGACAGGGGGCGGTGCTTTTCACTGTATTACTAAGCAACAGTAG
- a CDS encoding ArsA family ATPase, with protein MGQILTFLGKGGVGKTTTAIAVAQGFAQQQKRVLLVGGATLEFHLRQLGGHNCQIVNISSHFDAVALWSSKLLADYWDKMKTLEKQYLKSPFFEEVYGEELGVLPGMDSALALSFIREQDATGYYDYIIYDGKGDGETLRMLGMPEILSWYLRRFRQVLTNSALGQAIAPVIEPALRSVLQVSTPPENLQEQAVQMGDVLKKGQEAVNNPDRVRAYLVTSGDEVAIATARYLWGSAQQIGLTVSGVLHHGFIPPHTFDPLPLQELPIPPLPCFLPPPTPVPAPITIDRDKYQVKLFFPTFSKKEIKLVQLGPEVTIEAGDQRRNVFLPPEWGARQAKGAKFQDNYLIISFG; from the coding sequence ATGGGGCAAATTCTCACCTTTTTAGGCAAGGGAGGCGTGGGAAAAACGACAACTGCTATAGCTGTCGCCCAGGGATTTGCACAACAACAGAAAAGAGTCCTGCTTGTCGGGGGAGCTACCTTAGAGTTCCATCTACGGCAGTTGGGTGGTCACAATTGCCAAATTGTCAACATCAGTTCCCACTTTGATGCAGTTGCCCTGTGGTCTAGCAAACTCCTGGCAGACTACTGGGACAAAATGAAGACTTTGGAAAAGCAATACCTCAAGTCCCCCTTCTTTGAGGAAGTCTATGGCGAAGAGTTGGGAGTATTACCCGGGATGGACAGCGCCTTAGCCCTTAGTTTTATCCGCGAACAGGATGCCACTGGCTACTATGACTACATCATCTACGATGGCAAAGGAGATGGGGAAACCCTGCGGATGCTGGGGATGCCGGAAATTCTCAGTTGGTATCTGCGACGATTTCGCCAAGTTTTGACCAATTCAGCCCTGGGACAAGCGATCGCCCCTGTAATTGAACCCGCCCTCAGGAGTGTGCTACAGGTCTCTACTCCTCCCGAAAATCTGCAGGAACAGGCGGTACAGATGGGAGATGTACTTAAGAAGGGGCAAGAAGCTGTGAACAATCCCGATCGGGTGCGCGCTTATCTGGTCACCAGCGGCGATGAAGTGGCAATAGCAACGGCGCGGTATCTGTGGGGCAGTGCCCAGCAAATTGGTCTGACAGTCAGCGGTGTCCTCCACCACGGCTTTATTCCCCCCCACACCTTTGACCCCCTCCCCCTGCAGGAGTTACCTATCCCTCCCCTCCCCTGTTTCCTCCCCCCCCCTACGCCTGTGCCGGCACCCATCACCATCGATCGGGACAAATACCAAGTCAAACTATTCTTCCCCACTTTCAGCAAAAAGGAAATCAAATTAGTCCAACTGGGACCAGAAGTTACGATCGAGGCGGGGGATCAGCGGCGCAATGTCTTTTTACCCCCCGAATGGGGTGCTAGACAAGCAAAGGGGGCAAAATTTCAAGATAATTATTTAATTATTTCCTTTGGCTAA
- a CDS encoding HlyD family secretion protein — protein MTKAFDRPRYLPPVEQPVILEKPILLSSLFMWTIMGVATALVTWAHFAQIDQSVPAAGKLEPDGAVKNVQAPVGGVVRELKVKENQQVKAGDVILTLETRVTKAEKQALMKVKASLEAQVRFYEAQLNGGSLPGLNIDPGAEFVATQERLLAASLLERRTRQAATEQEIAQLRTQLDQAQQQLRRAQEVLIANEGILAQTETILKKSEDILIAMEPVKDSGALSKLQYDRQAIEVESRRAEVLSRQSQIASIKADIERLSREENRLTAAITQAEERLRNTIAQTERDILERIANIQQRLNEVNAQLERADQTLKYQEIKAPIDGTVFDIKVTGPGYVIPQNSAEPLMKIVPNDKLVAKVYITNRDIGFINKRLESKEPIEVEVQVDSFPNLEFGSIKGKLAWVGSDALAPVPERPFYSFPAKIELETQVLRSGDCDNPRRKNDCVILPLQAGMSVNTNIKTHKRSVLSIFLSQFVSKAKSLENVR, from the coding sequence ATGACAAAAGCCTTCGATCGCCCGCGTTATCTCCCCCCTGTGGAACAGCCCGTAATTTTGGAGAAGCCCATTCTCCTTTCCAGTTTGTTCATGTGGACGATTATGGGGGTAGCTACGGCGTTAGTAACATGGGCGCACTTTGCCCAGATTGACCAGTCCGTACCGGCAGCAGGGAAGCTGGAACCCGATGGGGCAGTAAAAAATGTGCAGGCACCGGTGGGGGGCGTAGTGCGGGAACTCAAGGTGAAGGAGAATCAGCAGGTAAAGGCGGGGGATGTCATCCTGACTTTGGAGACACGGGTTACTAAGGCGGAAAAACAGGCATTGATGAAAGTGAAGGCATCTTTGGAGGCCCAGGTGCGGTTTTACGAAGCTCAATTAAATGGTGGCTCTCTCCCTGGTCTCAACATTGACCCCGGTGCAGAATTTGTTGCTACCCAGGAGCGCTTGCTGGCAGCCAGTCTATTGGAGCGGCGTACACGTCAGGCGGCTACAGAGCAGGAAATTGCCCAACTGCGGACGCAACTAGACCAAGCACAACAACAACTCCGCCGTGCCCAGGAAGTGTTGATAGCCAATGAGGGAATTCTCGCCCAGACGGAGACTATCCTGAAAAAAAGTGAGGATATTTTGATTGCTATGGAGCCTGTGAAGGATTCAGGGGCGTTATCCAAATTGCAATACGATCGGCAGGCGATTGAAGTGGAGTCGCGGCGGGCAGAGGTGTTGAGTCGACAATCCCAAATTGCCAGCATCAAAGCGGATATAGAACGTCTGTCCAGGGAAGAAAATAGGCTCACAGCTGCTATTACCCAAGCAGAGGAACGGTTGCGGAACACGATCGCCCAGACGGAGCGAGATATTTTGGAACGGATTGCCAATATCCAGCAGCGCCTGAATGAAGTCAATGCCCAACTGGAGCGGGCGGACCAGACCCTCAAATACCAGGAGATCAAAGCCCCCATCGATGGCACTGTATTTGACATCAAGGTGACAGGGCCGGGCTATGTCATTCCCCAAAACAGCGCTGAACCCCTAATGAAGATTGTGCCCAATGACAAGCTGGTGGCTAAGGTCTATATCACTAATCGGGACATTGGCTTTATCAACAAGCGCCTAGAGAGCAAAGAGCCGATCGAGGTGGAAGTTCAAGTTGACTCCTTCCCCAATCTGGAGTTTGGCAGCATCAAGGGCAAATTGGCTTGGGTGGGGAGTGATGCCCTAGCGCCCGTACCAGAGCGTCCCTTTTATTCTTTCCCGGCTAAGATTGAGCTGGAAACTCAGGTGCTCAGGTCAGGGGACTGTGACAACCCCAGGCGCAAGAATGACTGCGTGATTTTGCCTCTACAGGCTGGTATGTCGGTCAATACTAACATCAAAACCCACAAGCGCAGTGTATTGTCTATCTTCTTGAGTCAATTTGTCAGCAAAGCTAAGAGCCTAGAGAATGTCCGTTAG
- a CDS encoding MnmC family methyltransferase, whose amino-acid sequence MDQLSCRVTADGSLTFFSELFQETFHSRHGAKQEAIYQYVIPARLLEKAQKQREIHVLDVCYGLGYNSAAAIELLRDTPTHLVIHGLEINPQVPATAIASGIMAVWSGETQNILKEIATNYTYVDSQRSVFLHIGDARQTINNIPPNWADAIFFDPFSPPKCPQLWTVEFIKLVADRLHPDGYLLTYSCAAAIRQGMRLAGLTVGSTPPLGRVAPGTIASFNSHLIPPLTLAEQEQLATKAAVPYRDPYLCDDKYTILHRREQEQAQSNLEPSSQWRKRHQRV is encoded by the coding sequence ATGGATCAATTGAGTTGTAGAGTTACCGCTGATGGTTCTCTTACTTTTTTTTCCGAGCTGTTTCAAGAGACCTTTCACAGTCGCCATGGCGCTAAACAGGAAGCCATTTATCAATACGTTATCCCTGCCCGTCTCCTAGAAAAAGCCCAAAAACAGCGGGAAATTCATGTCCTCGATGTCTGCTATGGTTTAGGCTACAATTCCGCCGCGGCTATAGAATTACTCCGAGACACCCCCACCCATTTAGTCATCCATGGTTTAGAGATTAACCCCCAAGTTCCCGCTACCGCCATCGCTAGTGGCATTATGGCAGTCTGGTCAGGCGAAACACAAAATATCCTCAAAGAAATAGCGACAAACTATACCTATGTTGACAGTCAGCGATCGGTTTTTCTCCACATTGGCGATGCCAGACAAACTATCAACAACATACCCCCTAATTGGGCAGATGCCATCTTTTTTGACCCCTTCTCTCCCCCCAAATGCCCCCAACTATGGACAGTAGAGTTTATAAAATTGGTAGCCGATCGGTTACATCCTGACGGGTATCTACTCACCTATTCCTGTGCAGCGGCAATACGGCAGGGGATGAGACTGGCTGGTCTGACTGTGGGTAGTACTCCCCCCCTGGGAAGAGTGGCACCCGGCACGATCGCTAGTTTCAATTCCCATCTCATTCCCCCTCTTACCCTGGCTGAGCAGGAACAACTAGCAACGAAAGCCGCCGTTCCCTACCGTGACCCCTATTTATGCGATGATAAATACACAATTCTGCATAGAAGAGAGCAAGAACAAGCACAGAGCAATCTGGAACCTAGCTCCCAGTGGCGCAAGCGACATCAACGGGTCTGA